A region from the Roseivivax sp. THAF197b genome encodes:
- a CDS encoding Ig-like domain-containing protein gives MTGLPTNTPAVADVLGNDSDPDGTLDPATVQIAGTAAAGDDLIVPGEGTWSVDTTTGEITFTPEAGFTADPTPITYTVADNDGNVSNPASVALDFDAQSPTAVDDTVTGLPTNTPAVADVLGNDSDPDGTLDPATVQIAGTAAAGDDLIVPGEGTWSVDTTTGEINFTPEAGFTADPTPITYTVADNDGNVSNPASVALDFDAQSPTAVDDTVTGLPTNTPAVADVLGNDSDPDGTLDPATVQIAGTAAAGDDLIVPGEGTWSVDTTTGEITFTPRRASPPTRRRSPTRSRTMTVTSRTRPRSRSTSTRSRRPPSMTP, from the coding sequence GTGACGGGCCTGCCCACCAACACACCGGCCGTGGCCGATGTCCTGGGCAATGACAGCGACCCAGATGGCACGCTCGATCCGGCCACCGTTCAGATCGCGGGCACCGCGGCTGCGGGCGACGACCTGATCGTCCCGGGCGAGGGCACCTGGTCGGTGGATACCACCACCGGCGAGATCACCTTCACTCCCGAGGCGGGCTTCACCGCCGACCCGACGCCGATCACCTACACGGTCGCGGACAATGACGGTAACGTCTCGAACCCGGCCTCGGTCGCGCTCGACTTCGACGCGCAGTCGCCGACCGCCGTCGATGACACCGTGACGGGCCTGCCCACCAACACACCGGCCGTGGCCGATGTCCTGGGCAATGACAGCGACCCAGATGGCACGCTCGATCCGGCCACCGTTCAGATCGCGGGCACCGCGGCTGCGGGCGACGACCTGATCGTCCCGGGCGAGGGCACCTGGTCGGTGGATACCACCACCGGCGAGATCAACTTCACTCCCGAGGCGGGCTTCACCGCCGACCCGACGCCGATCACCTACACGGTCGCGGACAATGACGGTAACGTCTCGAACCCGGCCTCGGTCGCGCTCGACTTCGACGCGCAGTCGCCGACCGCCGTCGATGACACTGTGACGGGCCTGCCCACCAACACACCGGCCGTGGCCGATGTCCTGGGCAATGACAGCGACCCAGATGGCACGCTCGATCCGGCCACCGTTCAGATCGCGGGCACCGCGGCTGCGGGCGACGACCTGATCGTCCCGGGCGAGGGCACCTGGTCGGTGGATACCACCACCGGCGAGATCACCTTCACCCCGAGGCGGGCTTCACCGCCGACCCGACGCCGATCACCTACACGGTCGCGGACAATGACGGTAACGTCTCGAACCCGGCCTCGGTCGCGCTCGACTTCGACGCGCAGTCGCCGACCGCCGTCGATGACACCGTGA
- a CDS encoding cytochrome c peroxidase — MKSEKLPVRIKPYIFGLVLAVIAAITANADTLSKLPKAPTASEFPVDDPLLVMLGQKLFYDPILSGNKNISCGTCHNPLLGTSDGLSLGLGEGAIGLGSARRITETNINRQRIPRNAPALWNKGSDTFRALLHDGRVMIDPDERFGIKMPSGRELERPVNSLLAAQSLLPILSADEMAGHPGENNIGNAVNEERIHGPQGAWQLLADRVSGIPEYRILFEWLHGPDHALHITDITNAIGAFVAFEFRSTSSPFDAFLAGDENALSPAQVAGMELFYGSSGCSACHSGKYQTSQTFQSIGLPQIGPGKGQKGEDTTDKGRFLVTGEQDDTYKFLVPSLRNVTLTAPYGHDGAYPSLREILAHHLNPLERLMDYQISQARLFDVPQWRQNDRAVMDDINELVRIGAAIDVRLPSLSSNEHDNIIAFLGALEDPSAARGRLGVPDRVPSGLPVESIEDVSSISTWENAGLSEIDNEAPIAKVIASAAKMRSGPSTKDSAIAVLMHNYIVDLLDTSKVGWWKVSTHDGIEGFVASSLLERTEP; from the coding sequence TTGAAAAGTGAAAAGCTGCCGGTGCGAATAAAACCGTACATTTTCGGCCTTGTGTTAGCTGTGATTGCGGCGATTACAGCCAACGCGGATACGTTATCTAAACTACCGAAGGCACCTACCGCCAGCGAGTTCCCAGTAGACGATCCACTTCTTGTGATGTTGGGGCAGAAGTTGTTTTATGACCCAATATTAAGCGGCAACAAGAACATCTCCTGCGGGACATGCCACAACCCGTTGCTGGGCACATCCGATGGATTGTCTCTCGGTTTGGGCGAGGGCGCGATAGGTCTTGGCTCGGCCCGTCGCATCACGGAAACAAACATCAATCGCCAGCGTATCCCACGCAATGCACCGGCGCTCTGGAACAAGGGCAGTGATACGTTTCGCGCATTGCTACACGATGGTCGGGTCATGATCGATCCAGATGAACGCTTTGGAATCAAAATGCCGTCCGGTCGTGAACTCGAGCGACCCGTGAATAGTCTCCTAGCCGCACAATCCTTGTTACCCATTCTTTCCGCTGATGAGATGGCAGGACATCCCGGTGAGAATAACATTGGCAATGCTGTCAATGAGGAACGTATTCACGGACCTCAAGGTGCTTGGCAGCTGCTCGCCGACCGCGTCTCGGGTATCCCTGAATACCGCATTTTGTTCGAATGGCTGCACGGCCCTGACCACGCGCTGCACATAACGGATATTACGAATGCCATAGGCGCATTTGTCGCGTTTGAATTTAGGAGCACGTCTAGCCCATTCGATGCTTTTCTCGCGGGCGACGAAAACGCTTTGAGCCCCGCACAAGTAGCTGGTATGGAACTGTTCTACGGCTCGTCTGGGTGCAGCGCGTGTCACTCGGGCAAATACCAGACCAGCCAAACCTTCCAATCCATCGGCCTGCCCCAGATCGGTCCTGGCAAAGGTCAAAAAGGAGAAGACACCACTGACAAGGGGCGGTTTCTTGTCACGGGGGAGCAAGATGACACTTATAAGTTCCTGGTGCCGAGCTTGCGCAACGTAACGCTGACCGCACCTTATGGACATGATGGCGCCTACCCGTCACTGCGAGAGATCTTGGCGCACCACCTGAACCCCTTGGAGCGCCTGATGGATTATCAGATCTCGCAGGCCAGGCTCTTCGATGTTCCCCAATGGCGACAAAATGACCGAGCAGTGATGGATGACATCAATGAACTTGTCCGGATCGGCGCAGCGATTGATGTTCGTCTTCCATCCTTAAGCTCCAACGAACATGATAACATCATCGCCTTCTTGGGCGCCCTCGAGGACCCCTCGGCGGCAAGAGGGCGCCTAGGTGTTCCCGATCGCGTACCTTCTGGATTGCCTGTAGAAAGCATTGAAGACGTCTCTTCAATTTCCACGTGGGAGAATGCCGGATTGAGTGAGATTGACAACGAAGCTCCGATAGCAAAAGTCATCGCTTCGGCAGCAAAGATGCGTTCGGGCCCGAGTACGAAAGACAGCGCCATTGCCGTGCTGATGCACAATTATATCGTCGATTTGCTCGACACGAGCAAAGTTGGCTGGTGGAAGGTCAGTACTCATGACGGAATAGAGGGCTTTGTCGCCTCTAGCTTGCTCGAAAGAACTGAGCCTTAA
- a CDS encoding PleD family two-component system response regulator codes for MRILIVDDDRLFLELVSVNLEKKGLADLTFAVSAEDALKVIDKQIVPFDCVLLDIVMPDIDGIELCTNLRQRPEYRTTPIIMITASQSAKQMDCAFEAGATDFLRKPLDDIDLTGRIHAAMLLVEALRNEKKSRKALQAVFDRSSQYDLIDPNKRTCFPDAEGMLDYFQFENKILQLVEGSYQAALYRIDMTDVFRSLRRHPSQNLVAFLHMFSKELGNIRLKKSFWYSYIGSGRFICCVIGRLPVNATSLDEQIDEIIHKTYQTANYLSSDTSSITKTSLNEQRIVSRSTLLGLIRSEFQSARNSVLQGLPEVRMIEDNIFAQISEAMTINS; via the coding sequence ATGCGCATACTTATTGTAGACGACGATCGACTATTTTTGGAGTTGGTTTCTGTCAATCTAGAGAAAAAGGGTCTGGCTGATCTCACGTTCGCCGTGTCCGCCGAAGACGCCCTGAAGGTGATCGATAAGCAGATTGTACCATTCGATTGCGTCCTCTTGGATATTGTAATGCCCGATATAGATGGCATCGAACTATGTACCAATTTGAGGCAGCGACCGGAATACCGTACCACGCCCATCATAATGATTACGGCATCCCAGTCAGCTAAACAAATGGATTGCGCTTTCGAAGCAGGCGCCACAGATTTTTTACGAAAACCACTTGATGATATAGATCTTACTGGCCGGATCCATGCGGCAATGCTTCTGGTGGAAGCCTTACGGAATGAGAAAAAAAGCCGCAAAGCACTTCAGGCTGTTTTTGATCGTAGCTCGCAATATGACTTGATTGATCCAAACAAGCGAACTTGCTTCCCTGATGCCGAAGGCATGCTGGACTACTTCCAGTTTGAGAATAAGATACTACAGCTAGTGGAAGGTAGCTATCAGGCCGCACTGTACCGGATAGATATGACTGACGTGTTTCGAAGTCTGAGACGGCATCCATCGCAAAATTTAGTCGCATTTTTACATATGTTTAGCAAAGAACTTGGCAACATCAGGCTAAAGAAGTCTTTCTGGTACTCCTATATTGGATCTGGTCGCTTTATTTGCTGTGTTATCGGTCGACTTCCCGTTAATGCAACATCTCTTGATGAGCAGATCGATGAGATTATCCATAAAACATATCAGACAGCCAACTATCTGAGTTCCGACACTTCTTCGATTACTAAAACGTCACTCAACGAACAGCGAATCGTTTCTAGGTCGACTCTTCTTGGTCTTATTCGGAGTGAATTTCAGTCAGCAAGAAACTCCGTGCTTCAAGGCTTGCCGGAGGTACGGATGATCGAAGATAATATTTTCGCGCAAATCTCTGAGGCAATGACTATCAATTCGTAA
- a CDS encoding Ig-like domain-containing protein yields MTGLPTNTPAVADVLGNDSDPDGTLDPATVQIAGTAAAGDDLIVPGEGTWSVDTTTGEITFTPEAGFTADPTPITYTVADNDGNVSNPASVALDFDAQSPTAVDDTVTGLPTNTPAVADVLGNDSDPDGTLDPATVQIAGTAAAGDDLIVPGEGTWSVDTTTGEITFTPRRASPPTRRRSPTRSRTMTVTSRTRPRSRSTSTRSRRPPSMTP; encoded by the coding sequence GTGACGGGCCTGCCCACCAACACACCGGCCGTGGCCGATGTCCTGGGCAATGACAGCGACCCAGATGGCACGCTCGATCCGGCCACCGTTCAGATCGCGGGCACCGCGGCTGCGGGCGACGACCTGATCGTCCCGGGCGAGGGCACCTGGTCGGTGGATACCACCACCGGCGAGATCACCTTCACTCCCGAGGCGGGCTTCACCGCCGACCCGACGCCGATCACCTACACGGTCGCGGACAATGACGGTAACGTCTCGAACCCGGCCTCGGTCGCGCTCGACTTCGACGCGCAGTCGCCGACCGCCGTCGATGACACTGTGACGGGCCTGCCCACCAACACACCGGCCGTGGCCGATGTCCTGGGCAATGACAGCGACCCAGATGGCACGCTCGATCCGGCCACCGTTCAGATCGCGGGCACCGCGGCTGCGGGCGACGACCTGATCGTCCCGGGCGAGGGCACCTGGTCGGTGGATACCACCACCGGCGAGATCACCTTCACCCCGAGGCGGGCTTCACCGCCGACCCGACGCCGATCACCTACACGGTCGCGGACAATGACGGTAACGTCTCGAACCCGGCCTCGGTCGCGCTCGACTTCGACGCGCAGTCGCCGACCGCCGTCGATGACACCGTGA
- a CDS encoding calcium-binding protein: MEYLLLLLVGFSGLAFLGGGDNDSSSDDDRSSDDGGDPALNGDDTAGGGGEGDAAGGGSGSIEDVLFGTENADDLEGTDGEDTVVGDEGDDTIDGGAGHDVLDGSSGDDQIFGGDGADSLFGADGNDQLDGGNGDDLVAGEDGDDQVQGGSGDDQLFGDDGNDELNGGDGDDELVGGVGNDTIEGASDNDSLFAGSGNDILDGGDGDDFLRGNEGEDTLEGGSGNDILWGYTDGENDENFRGSDIIDPDTINGGEGFDQIILGSGDTATGGPGGDSFFTGTWVDPTSPPVIEDFESDDVLLVVHSEVDGLGGDLTTEVDLATGDTRVLVGDQTVALIRAGAVAVDPSQVGSLARANFV; encoded by the coding sequence ATGGAATATCTGTTGCTGCTTCTAGTAGGTTTTTCGGGTCTCGCTTTCTTAGGGGGAGGAGATAACGATAGCTCGTCAGATGACGACCGCTCCTCCGACGATGGAGGCGATCCGGCCCTGAATGGAGATGACACTGCTGGCGGTGGTGGTGAAGGTGACGCTGCTGGCGGTGGTTCGGGCTCTATCGAGGATGTCTTGTTTGGCACAGAGAATGCAGATGATCTCGAGGGGACCGACGGTGAAGACACTGTCGTTGGAGATGAAGGCGATGACACGATAGATGGTGGCGCCGGTCATGATGTCTTGGATGGATCATCAGGCGATGATCAAATCTTTGGTGGTGATGGGGCAGACTCGTTGTTCGGCGCTGACGGGAACGATCAACTCGACGGTGGGAACGGCGATGACCTTGTTGCAGGCGAAGATGGCGATGATCAGGTTCAGGGTGGTTCGGGAGACGACCAACTCTTTGGCGACGACGGGAACGATGAACTCAATGGCGGAGATGGCGATGATGAACTCGTTGGCGGTGTAGGGAATGACACGATAGAGGGGGCTTCAGACAACGACTCCCTTTTTGCGGGCAGTGGAAACGACATCCTGGATGGTGGAGACGGAGACGATTTCCTCAGAGGCAATGAAGGTGAGGATACTCTAGAAGGAGGCTCTGGGAACGACATCCTTTGGGGCTACACAGACGGTGAAAACGACGAAAACTTCCGCGGGTCGGATATCATTGACCCTGACACCATCAATGGTGGAGAAGGCTTTGATCAGATTATTTTGGGCAGTGGTGACACAGCTACTGGTGGCCCGGGCGGAGACTCCTTCTTTACCGGTACCTGGGTAGATCCGACGTCGCCCCCAGTTATCGAGGATTTTGAAAGCGATGACGTGTTGCTAGTCGTTCATTCCGAAGTTGATGGACTTGGTGGAGATCTGACGACTGAGGTCGACCTGGCCACTGGAGATACCCGCGTGCTAGTCGGTGACCAAACGGTGGCCTTGATCCGTGCAGGAGCAGTCGCTGTCGATCCATCTCAAGTCGGGTCGCTTGCAAGAGCCAACTTCGTATAA
- a CDS encoding OmpA family protein, whose amino-acid sequence MTGLPTNTPAVADVLGNDSDPDGTLDPATVQIAGTAAAGDDLIVPGEGTWSVDTTTGEITFTPEAGFTADPTPITYTVADNDGNVSNPASVALDFDAQSPTAVDDTVTGLPTNTPAVADVLGNDSDPDGTLDPATVQIAGTAAAGDDLIVPGEGTWSVDTTTGEITFTPEAGFTADPTPITYTVADNDGNVSNPASVALDYDQLPSITLSKSATLDNGGDGVASVGDLITYTFTVTNTGNVTLTGVTVSDPLVPIIGGPIDLAPGASDANTFRASYELTQDDIDNGSVTNTARVTAEDPDGAAVSSLSDDPSDLSDRDSDGDGNPDDPTVTPLPDAPGIALVKQATVADTNGSGVTDAGDVITYTFDVTNTGNVTLSSIDVDDPLLGGVIGTIAGPLAPGATDSSLTATYTIVQSDVDAGSVNNTAIASGDTPTAAAAVSDISGSLNSNNDPTILRILSLPELSTSLSVDITQVTNPNVGDILTYTLVVTNTGNVVLSPVNLSDELGVGADVVPALAPGESVTLTFTYALTYEDIRSGSVTNVAQALGQSSAGANASSTSNEVATMIGLDLVGQIKDELEQILEDDLRETTTKQSMLFEDIAGGARDRLAALLPDRCVAALNDEVRRQPILFDTASAVIRDESAALLDRLARIMGSCESARIEIGGHTDFRGGKDYNLDLSHRRVNAVLEALRKRNVNVDRLMAVGYGENLPIADNSTPEGMAMNRRVEFRVIQRSAQEIAENMPCGVITPFDVAGSAEAGAAGLNTKGTFGGETYDCFTGERQIIRGDFSLSDTDDLGMQAALSATWQYERLVGAEHLRGYFLGLYGSQTSVLSGRADGNITGIGGFGGLYGAKAFNQSRLILDYYAAGSIGRHDYDLTFSNTAPTDIDADGRYDYWALFGGLSVSGEREYESFTLVPRFGAHLRYASALNANVTASIPGYNESSTLSLEDQSGIRFLGELDFAFGDTDPYSGEERYSQTTIFAPGIYCDATFGADHGSICGIRGGVELVRTDALNGTSWGFEANLEVDSNARRSSMGAFYERRLGAVGSLNFGIDLIDTMRPSVTGNLEVKF is encoded by the coding sequence GTGACGGGCCTGCCCACCAACACACCGGCCGTGGCCGATGTCCTGGGCAATGACAGCGACCCAGATGGCACGCTCGATCCGGCCACCGTTCAGATCGCGGGCACCGCGGCTGCGGGCGACGACCTGATCGTCCCGGGCGAGGGCACCTGGTCGGTGGATACCACCACCGGCGAGATCACCTTCACTCCCGAGGCGGGCTTCACCGCCGACCCGACGCCGATCACCTACACGGTCGCGGACAATGACGGTAACGTCTCGAACCCGGCCTCGGTCGCGCTCGACTTCGACGCGCAGTCGCCGACCGCCGTCGATGACACCGTGACGGGCCTGCCCACCAACACACCGGCCGTGGCCGATGTCCTGGGCAATGACAGCGACCCAGATGGCACGCTCGATCCGGCCACCGTTCAGATCGCGGGCACCGCGGCTGCGGGCGACGACCTGATCGTCCCGGGCGAGGGCACCTGGTCGGTGGATACCACCACCGGCGAGATCACCTTCACCCCCGAGGCGGGCTTCACCGCCGACCCGACGCCGATCACCTACACGGTCGCGGACAATGACGGTAACGTCTCGAACCCGGCCTCGGTCGCGCTCGATTACGATCAACTCCCGAGCATTACGCTTTCAAAATCCGCAACGCTGGATAATGGTGGTGATGGTGTTGCCAGTGTTGGTGACTTGATCACCTACACCTTCACCGTGACAAATACGGGCAATGTGACGCTCACCGGCGTGACCGTCAGCGACCCGCTTGTTCCAATCATTGGAGGCCCGATCGATCTTGCTCCCGGGGCTTCGGATGCGAATACCTTCCGGGCGAGTTACGAGCTGACACAGGATGATATCGACAATGGTAGTGTGACGAACACGGCCCGGGTCACTGCAGAGGATCCGGATGGCGCGGCTGTCTCAAGCCTGTCCGACGATCCGTCGGATCTATCGGATCGTGACAGCGATGGCGACGGAAACCCCGATGACCCGACTGTGACGCCGCTTCCGGATGCGCCTGGCATTGCCCTTGTCAAGCAGGCGACCGTTGCCGACACGAACGGATCTGGTGTGACTGATGCCGGTGACGTGATCACCTACACATTCGATGTGACGAATACAGGAAACGTGACCCTGAGTTCCATTGATGTAGATGATCCGCTTCTCGGCGGAGTCATTGGTACGATTGCCGGGCCATTGGCGCCAGGTGCAACAGACAGCTCCCTGACTGCGACCTATACGATCGTTCAATCCGACGTAGATGCAGGATCTGTGAATAACACGGCCATTGCGTCGGGCGATACACCGACCGCTGCGGCGGCTGTCAGCGATATTTCCGGATCTCTGAACAGCAACAACGATCCAACGATCCTTCGGATTCTGAGTTTGCCCGAGCTTTCAACGTCTCTCAGCGTTGACATCACTCAAGTTACAAATCCGAATGTCGGGGATATCCTCACCTACACACTGGTCGTTACGAACACCGGCAACGTGGTTCTGAGCCCGGTTAATCTTTCGGATGAATTGGGTGTGGGTGCGGACGTTGTTCCGGCTTTGGCGCCGGGCGAGTCCGTGACGCTCACATTCACATATGCGCTCACCTATGAGGATATTCGGAGCGGGTCCGTCACAAACGTCGCACAGGCACTTGGCCAAAGCTCGGCAGGCGCAAACGCAAGCTCGACCTCAAATGAGGTTGCGACAATGATCGGTCTCGATCTAGTTGGCCAGATCAAGGACGAGCTGGAGCAGATTCTTGAGGATGACCTGCGGGAAACCACAACCAAACAGTCGATGTTATTCGAAGATATCGCTGGTGGTGCACGCGACCGTCTTGCGGCCCTGTTGCCGGACCGCTGTGTAGCCGCGTTGAATGATGAGGTGCGCAGACAGCCCATCTTGTTCGACACGGCGAGCGCTGTGATCAGGGATGAAAGCGCGGCCCTTCTGGATCGTCTGGCACGCATCATGGGGTCTTGTGAAAGCGCCCGCATCGAAATCGGCGGGCACACAGACTTCCGCGGCGGTAAGGACTACAATCTCGATCTTAGCCACCGTCGTGTGAACGCGGTGCTCGAAGCCTTGCGAAAGCGTAATGTCAATGTCGATCGTCTCATGGCGGTCGGATATGGTGAGAACTTGCCGATCGCAGATAACAGCACCCCCGAAGGCATGGCGATGAACCGCCGGGTCGAGTTCAGAGTTATCCAGCGGAGTGCACAAGAGATCGCGGAGAACATGCCCTGCGGAGTGATTACGCCTTTCGACGTTGCAGGCTCTGCGGAGGCCGGTGCCGCCGGTCTCAACACGAAGGGAACTTTTGGCGGTGAAACCTATGATTGCTTCACTGGCGAACGTCAGATCATTCGTGGCGATTTCAGCCTGAGCGACACGGATGATTTGGGAATGCAGGCAGCACTCTCCGCAACTTGGCAATACGAACGCTTGGTTGGCGCCGAGCATCTGCGGGGCTATTTCCTTGGCCTCTACGGCAGCCAGACGAGTGTGCTTTCCGGTCGCGCAGATGGCAATATCACAGGAATCGGAGGATTTGGTGGACTCTACGGAGCAAAAGCTTTCAACCAGAGCAGATTGATCTTGGACTATTATGCTGCTGGCTCCATCGGCCGTCATGACTATGACCTGACTTTCTCGAATACCGCGCCTACGGACATCGACGCGGATGGACGCTACGACTACTGGGCTTTGTTCGGTGGATTGTCCGTTTCGGGCGAGCGGGAATACGAAAGCTTTACTCTGGTGCCACGTTTCGGAGCACATTTGCGTTATGCCTCAGCATTAAATGCGAACGTGACCGCTTCAATTCCAGGTTACAATGAAAGCTCGACACTGAGTCTCGAGGATCAAAGCGGGATACGCTTCCTGGGAGAATTGGATTTTGCGTTTGGTGACACAGATCCGTACTCAGGCGAGGAACGATACTCTCAAACGACAATCTTCGCCCCGGGCATATACTGTGATGCCACTTTTGGTGCTGACCATGGTTCGATTTGTGGCATACGAGGTGGTGTTGAACTGGTTCGCACGGACGCGCTCAACGGGACGTCCTGGGGCTTCGAAGCCAACTTGGAGGTCGATAGCAACGCACGTAGAAGCTCCATGGGCGCCTTCTATGAACGACGGCTAGGAGCTGTCGGCAGCTTAAACTTTGGCATCGATTTAATTGACACAATGAGACCGAGCGTGACAGGGAACCTCGAAGTCAAATTCTAA
- a CDS encoding Ig-like domain-containing protein, translated as MTGLPTNTPAVADVLGNDSDPDGTLDPATVQIAGTAAAGDDLIVPGEGTWSVDTTTGEITFTPRRASPPTRRRSPTRSRTMTVTSRTRPRSRSTSTRSRRPPSMTP; from the coding sequence GTGACGGGCCTGCCCACCAACACACCGGCCGTGGCCGATGTCCTGGGCAATGACAGCGACCCAGATGGCACGCTCGATCCGGCCACCGTTCAGATCGCGGGCACCGCGGCTGCGGGCGACGACCTGATCGTCCCGGGCGAGGGCACCTGGTCGGTGGATACCACCACCGGCGAGATCACCTTCACCCCGAGGCGGGCTTCACCGCCGACCCGACGCCGATCACCTACACGGTCGCGGACAATGACGGTAACGTCTCGAACCCGGCCTCGGTCGCGCTCGACTTCGACGCGCAGTCGCCGACCGCCGTCGATGACACCGTGA
- a CDS encoding IS110 family transposase — MTKHKTGDHPDLKLVNPQAAAIDIGSTMHMAAVNPDADIMPVRAFGTFTQDLHDLADWFRSCGVTSVAMESTGVYWIPAFEILEAHGFEVILVNARYAKNVPGRKTDVSDAGWLRQLHSYGLLRGSFRPEAEITTLRAYMRQRERLTEYAAAHIQHMQKALMEMNLQLHHVVSDITGATGMRIIRAIVAVERDPEVLAAHRDLRCKASTETIKAALVGNDREEHVFALTQSLELYDFYKAQIEVCDRRLEAAVGALTVRADDDLAPLPKARIRGRQQNAPSFDVRAALYGVLGTDLTQIHGLGPSLALKLVAECGTDLCAWKSAKHFTSWLCLAPGNKISGGKLLSSRTRRSSSRAAALLRLAAVTIGRSDTALGAFYRRLSSRIGKQKAVTATARKIAVLFYNAVRHGMTYQDQGAAAYDERHRQRVLSNLQRRARILGYALAPMPEQQAVS; from the coding sequence ATGACGAAGCATAAGACCGGCGACCACCCGGACCTGAAGTTGGTCAACCCTCAGGCGGCCGCGATCGACATCGGCTCGACGATGCACATGGCGGCTGTGAACCCTGACGCCGATATTATGCCAGTGCGTGCTTTCGGGACATTCACTCAGGATTTGCACGACCTTGCCGACTGGTTCAGGTCCTGCGGCGTCACCAGCGTGGCCATGGAATCGACCGGCGTCTACTGGATACCGGCCTTCGAGATCCTGGAGGCACATGGCTTCGAGGTTATTCTCGTGAATGCCCGCTATGCCAAGAACGTGCCAGGTCGCAAAACTGATGTGAGCGATGCGGGATGGCTGCGCCAGTTGCATTCCTACGGCCTGCTCCGTGGCAGTTTCCGCCCTGAAGCGGAGATCACCACCTTGCGCGCCTACATGCGCCAGCGAGAGCGTCTGACAGAATATGCCGCCGCGCATATCCAACATATGCAGAAGGCGCTGATGGAGATGAACCTGCAGCTGCATCACGTCGTGTCCGACATCACCGGCGCAACAGGCATGCGGATCATCCGTGCCATCGTCGCCGTCGAGCGCGATCCGGAGGTTCTCGCCGCTCATCGTGATCTGCGCTGCAAAGCGTCCACCGAGACGATCAAAGCCGCGCTGGTCGGCAACGACCGTGAGGAGCATGTCTTCGCGCTTACTCAGTCTCTGGAACTTTACGACTTTTACAAAGCACAGATCGAGGTGTGCGACCGAAGGCTGGAGGCGGCGGTTGGAGCGCTTACTGTCCGGGCAGACGATGATCTGGCTCCGCTGCCGAAGGCACGGATCAGAGGCAGGCAGCAAAATGCACCGTCCTTCGATGTTCGGGCCGCACTTTACGGGGTGTTGGGCACGGACCTGACGCAGATCCACGGGCTTGGGCCATCGCTGGCTCTGAAGCTTGTGGCCGAATGCGGCACGGACCTGTGCGCCTGGAAAAGCGCCAAGCACTTCACGTCGTGGCTCTGTCTGGCCCCGGGCAACAAGATCTCTGGGGGTAAGCTGCTGTCCTCTCGGACACGCCGATCCTCCAGTCGTGCCGCTGCACTCTTGCGTCTGGCGGCAGTCACGATTGGCCGAAGCGACACGGCATTGGGCGCGTTCTATCGGCGGCTGTCATCACGCATTGGCAAGCAGAAGGCGGTCACGGCGACAGCGCGCAAGATCGCAGTGCTGTTTTACAACGCTGTGCGGCATGGCATGACCTATCAAGATCAAGGCGCCGCAGCCTACGACGAACGACACAGGCAACGTGTTCTCTCAAATCTCCAGCGGCGCGCCAGGATACTGGGTTACGCCTTGGCGCCCATGCCAGAACAGCAGGCTGTTTCTTAG